Proteins encoded within one genomic window of Mesobacillus subterraneus:
- the hisC gene encoding histidinol-phosphate transaminase: MIIKARAELEGITPYALSQTIEEIKEQYGITTVRKLSDNENVYGTSPKVKDAIMEASANLAFYPDGMTSGIVEKLSSHYELDQKRFLVSNGSEEIIRLLTRAYIDKNDEAVMAEVTFPRYKTNVLIEGGRAVTVPMNDGRHDLKNMQDAINEKTRMIFVCNPNNPTGTIVSKQELLSFIDNVPSNVLIIMDEAYFEYADSDEYLDTMPLLEQYQNIVILRTFSKIYSLASLRVGYGIMHEEIAKELYKVRDVFNVNQLAQVAAMAALEDQDFVQDCSRKNSAERDLLSAKFKELEIESFPSQSNFLFAFTNRSVIHKLTENGVLVREMQLPGYKEAFRITLGSREDHEFILRIVSQLFHERAV, encoded by the coding sequence ATGATTATTAAGGCAAGAGCAGAACTTGAAGGGATCACACCGTATGCCCTCAGCCAGACGATTGAGGAAATCAAAGAACAGTATGGAATCACTACGGTAAGGAAGCTTTCGGATAATGAAAATGTCTATGGCACTTCGCCAAAGGTCAAAGACGCAATCATGGAGGCATCTGCTAATTTGGCATTCTATCCCGACGGAATGACATCAGGGATCGTAGAAAAACTGTCATCTCATTATGAATTAGACCAGAAGCGTTTTCTTGTTTCGAATGGTTCAGAAGAAATTATTCGCCTGCTTACACGGGCTTATATCGATAAAAATGATGAAGCGGTCATGGCGGAGGTAACTTTCCCTCGCTATAAAACGAATGTGCTGATCGAAGGCGGCAGAGCGGTCACCGTGCCGATGAACGACGGCAGACATGATCTCAAGAACATGCAGGATGCGATTAACGAAAAAACAAGAATGATATTTGTGTGCAATCCGAACAATCCGACTGGGACAATCGTCTCCAAACAGGAATTGCTTTCTTTTATCGACAATGTACCTTCAAACGTCCTGATCATTATGGATGAAGCTTATTTTGAATATGCGGATTCAGATGAATACCTTGATACGATGCCGTTGCTTGAACAATATCAAAACATTGTCATCCTAAGGACTTTTTCAAAAATCTATAGCCTTGCGAGCCTGCGTGTTGGCTACGGCATCATGCATGAGGAAATTGCTAAGGAACTTTACAAAGTCAGGGATGTTTTCAATGTCAACCAGCTTGCCCAGGTAGCAGCGATGGCTGCATTGGAAGACCAGGATTTCGTTCAAGACTGCTCTCGTAAAAATAGTGCAGAAAGAGACTTACTGAGTGCAAAGTTCAAAGAGTTGGAGATTGAGAGTTTCCCATCACAATCCAACTTCTTATTTGCTTTTACGAATAGATCGGTTATCCATAAGCTGACTGAAAATGGCGTCCTGGTCAGAGAGATGCAGCTTCCGGGATACAAGGAAGCGTTCAGGATTACTCTCGGATCTCGTGAGGATCATGAATTCATTTTGAGAATCGTTAGCCAGCTTTTTCACGAAAGGGCGGTGTAA
- the hppD gene encoding 4-hydroxyphenylpyruvate dioxygenase: MQEKVMVSGQSTEDFFPVQDVDYLEIYVGNAKQAAHFFQTAFGFKVVAYSGLETGNRETTSYVLQQRKIRLVVTGTYNDSSRVAQFVKTHGDGVKDIALAVDDVEKAYEGAVKRGAIEIQPPHEVSDEKGTLKKAVIGTYGDTIHTLVERKNYQGLFMPGFVEHQTTVPVNDAGFIGIDHVVGNVERMEEWVNYYANVMGFKEMKHFTDKDIVTEYSALMSKVMHNGGRIKFPINEPAEGKRKSQIQEYLEFYNGPGVQHLAILTEDIVSTVAQLHENGVEFLSTPDSYYEMLSERVGEIDEEIDKLKELSILVDRDDEGYLLQIFTKPIVDRPTLFIEIIQRKGARGFGEGNFKALFESIEREQERRGNL; the protein is encoded by the coding sequence ATGCAAGAGAAAGTTATGGTATCTGGGCAAAGTACTGAGGATTTTTTCCCGGTTCAGGATGTTGATTATTTAGAGATTTATGTAGGAAACGCAAAGCAGGCGGCTCACTTTTTCCAGACTGCATTTGGCTTTAAGGTAGTAGCGTATTCCGGTCTTGAAACTGGTAACCGTGAAACGACATCCTATGTGCTTCAGCAGCGGAAGATCCGTCTGGTTGTAACTGGAACATACAACGATTCATCTCGTGTAGCGCAGTTTGTCAAGACTCACGGCGATGGCGTCAAGGATATCGCGCTGGCCGTCGATGATGTCGAGAAGGCATACGAAGGAGCGGTTAAGCGAGGCGCAATTGAAATCCAGCCACCGCATGAGGTTTCTGATGAGAAAGGTACTTTAAAGAAGGCTGTCATCGGTACATATGGAGACACAATCCATACTTTGGTTGAAAGAAAAAATTATCAGGGCCTTTTCATGCCAGGCTTTGTTGAGCACCAGACAACTGTTCCTGTGAATGACGCAGGTTTCATTGGCATCGATCATGTTGTCGGCAATGTTGAGAGAATGGAAGAATGGGTTAATTATTATGCGAATGTAATGGGCTTCAAGGAAATGAAGCACTTCACTGATAAGGATATCGTGACTGAGTATTCGGCATTGATGTCCAAAGTCATGCACAATGGCGGCCGCATCAAGTTCCCGATCAACGAACCGGCAGAAGGAAAGCGCAAATCACAGATCCAGGAATACCTTGAATTCTACAACGGACCTGGCGTTCAGCATCTAGCGATATTAACAGAGGATATTGTCAGTACAGTAGCACAGCTCCATGAGAATGGAGTGGAATTCCTGAGCACACCTGATTCATACTATGAAATGCTTTCAGAGCGAGTTGGCGAAATTGACGAAGAGATTGATAAGTTAAAGGAACTTAGCATTCTAGTAGACCGTGACGATGAAGGCTATTTACTGCAAATTTTCACAAAACCAATCGTAGACCGTCCGACGCTGTTCATCGAAATTATTCAGCGAAAAGGAGCAAGAGGCTTCGGTGAAGGAAACTTTAAGGCTCTATTCGAATCAATCGAGCGGGAACAGGAAAGACGCGGCAACCTTTAA
- a CDS encoding dihydrolipoamide acetyltransferase family protein, protein MVEVKLHDIGEGMTEADINCYLVKPGDFVKADDPLVEVQTDKMTAEIPAPRSGVIKELLLSPGQTVKVGTTLLIMEDRSGGVQTSESQNVEDVLKTEAEPAESSVAVLERPTEVKVPVGVSARLGRILASPFTRKVARENGVNIMEVKGSGPADRIIEEDIRAFVKLRDQEAPSISEVGSEQEIPNISEPASEQKVSNISEPASEQKTLNVSEVGSEERAPTEKRHIHKDTLPFRGRRKQIAKKMVQSMYTIPHCTHFEEIDVSELIALREEIKGSGSSISATAFFIKVLSVALKEFPVFNAKLNEENESIQLLREHHIGIAVDTPEGLIVPVIKNVEQRNLKQIHDEMKRLTKLALDDKLTVKDISGGTFTISNVSPLGGSIGATPIIQHPQTALVSFHKTKKRPVVTDQDEIAIRSIMNLSMAFDHRVADGATAVAFTNRFAQLIENPKMMLLELM, encoded by the coding sequence ATGGTTGAAGTAAAGCTCCACGACATTGGGGAAGGCATGACCGAAGCGGACATCAATTGTTACCTGGTGAAGCCGGGGGATTTCGTCAAAGCAGATGATCCTTTGGTGGAGGTCCAGACAGACAAGATGACCGCAGAGATTCCTGCTCCTCGCTCAGGTGTAATTAAAGAATTACTATTGTCCCCGGGGCAAACTGTGAAGGTTGGGACCACCCTGCTGATCATGGAGGATCGTTCAGGCGGAGTTCAAACTAGCGAGTCCCAGAACGTTGAAGATGTTTTAAAAACAGAAGCCGAACCTGCCGAGTCTTCAGTAGCTGTATTGGAGAGGCCCACTGAAGTGAAGGTTCCCGTAGGAGTAAGCGCGAGACTGGGGAGAATCCTTGCTTCTCCTTTTACAAGGAAAGTTGCCCGAGAAAACGGCGTCAATATTATGGAAGTCAAGGGAAGCGGACCAGCAGACCGGATTATCGAAGAAGATATAAGGGCCTTTGTAAAATTAAGAGATCAAGAGGCTCCGAGCATTTCGGAAGTGGGATCCGAACAAGAGATTCCGAATATTTCAGAACCTGCTTCCGAACAGAAGGTTTCGAATATTTCAGAACCTGCTTCTGAACAGAAGACTCTGAACGTTTCGGAAGTGGGTTCTGAAGAAAGGGCTCCGACCGAGAAAAGGCACATCCACAAGGATACACTGCCATTCCGCGGACGTCGCAAGCAGATTGCAAAAAAGATGGTCCAGTCCATGTATACGATCCCTCACTGTACTCACTTTGAGGAAATTGATGTAAGCGAATTGATTGCTTTACGAGAAGAGATTAAGGGTTCCGGAAGCTCTATTTCTGCGACAGCCTTCTTCATTAAAGTCCTTTCCGTTGCTTTAAAAGAATTTCCGGTCTTTAATGCGAAGCTCAATGAAGAGAACGAAAGCATCCAGCTGTTGCGGGAGCATCATATCGGAATTGCGGTGGACACTCCTGAAGGCCTGATTGTGCCGGTTATTAAGAATGTTGAACAAAGGAATTTAAAACAAATTCATGATGAAATGAAGCGTCTGACAAAGCTTGCACTTGATGACAAACTTACGGTCAAGGATATATCTGGTGGAACATTCACAATAAGTAATGTCAGCCCGCTTGGCGGCAGCATTGGCGCAACACCAATCATCCAGCATCCGCAGACAGCGCTCGTATCTTTCCATAAGACAAAGAAGCGTCCAGTTGTCACGGATCAAGATGAAATTGCCATCCGGTCAATTATGAATCTGTCAATGGCGTTTGATCACAGAGTCGCAGATGGGGCAACGGCTGTTGCTTTTACAAATCGTTTCGCACAATTGATCGAGAATCCTAAAATGATGCTTTTGGAATTAATGTAA
- a CDS encoding alpha-ketoacid dehydrogenase subunit beta, with the protein METALQTKTLTLVQAITEGLDMMLDESKEVILLGEDIGKNGGVFRATDGLQEKYGEDRVVDTPLSEAGFVGAAIGMAVNGFRPVVEIQFLGFIYPAYEQIMTHASRLRMRTMGHFTVPMVIRAPYGAGVRAPEIHCDSTESLFTHMPGMKVVCPSNAYDAKGLMIAAIEDPDPVLFLEPMRSYRSSRGEVPEGKYTVEIGKGKKLTEGDDVTVIAWGAMIPVAMKAAEEMKQKGVNCDVLDLRTLYPIDKDLVIESVQKTGRTVIVHEAHATGGTGSDLISLINDEAFLYQKAPAERVTGYDTPVPYFGFEDHYLPTPKRVAAAIEKVMKF; encoded by the coding sequence ATGGAAACAGCACTGCAGACAAAGACCTTGACGCTTGTTCAGGCGATAACCGAAGGCCTTGATATGATGCTTGATGAAAGCAAGGAAGTTATCCTCCTTGGTGAGGATATCGGGAAAAATGGCGGGGTATTTCGTGCGACTGATGGACTTCAGGAGAAATATGGTGAGGACCGCGTTGTAGATACTCCTTTGAGTGAAGCTGGGTTTGTAGGGGCAGCGATCGGCATGGCAGTGAACGGATTCAGACCAGTTGTGGAAATCCAGTTCCTGGGTTTCATTTATCCTGCATATGAACAAATCATGACCCATGCTTCAAGGTTGCGGATGAGGACAATGGGGCATTTTACCGTACCGATGGTGATTCGAGCTCCTTATGGCGCCGGTGTTCGCGCACCTGAAATCCATTGTGACAGCACGGAATCACTTTTTACCCATATGCCTGGAATGAAGGTAGTTTGTCCCTCCAATGCCTATGATGCAAAAGGCTTGATGATCGCTGCAATTGAAGATCCGGACCCTGTCCTCTTTTTAGAGCCAATGAGAAGTTATCGTTCCTCACGCGGTGAGGTTCCTGAAGGGAAGTATACGGTTGAAATAGGAAAAGGGAAGAAATTGACTGAAGGCGACGATGTGACGGTCATCGCCTGGGGCGCAATGATTCCGGTAGCCATGAAGGCTGCAGAAGAAATGAAACAAAAGGGTGTCAATTGTGACGTCCTTGATTTAAGGACACTTTATCCAATCGACAAAGACCTTGTCATAGAGTCAGTCCAGAAAACCGGGCGAACGGTAATCGTCCATGAGGCACATGCGACGGGAGGCACTGGCAGTGATTTGATCTCGCTGATCAATGATGAGGCGTTCCTTTACCAAAAGGCTCCGGCCGAAAGAGTTACAGGCTATGACACACCTGTGCCGTATTTTGGGTTTGAAGATCATTATCTGCCGACGCCGAAAAGAGTGGCAGCTGCAATAGAGAAAGTAATGAAGTTTTAG
- the pdhA gene encoding pyruvate dehydrogenase (acetyl-transferring) E1 component subunit alpha produces the protein MEKDFPIFQVMDQNGNIVSEEHKALVTEERVKKFYSEMVRIRTLDRKSISLQRQGRIGTYAPFEGQEASQVGTALALQSDDWMFPTYRDHGAAMVFSHSLRNILLFWNGRNEGCVPPDGKKIFPPAIPIATQIPHAAGAAFAEKQKGTRNAAICYFGDGATSEGDFHEGLNFASVFKSPVVYFCQNNQYAISVPISKQMNSATIAQKALAYDIPGVRIDGNDIFAVFAETEKALNRARNGEGPTLIEAMTWRYGSHTTADDASKYRDQGESALKRMETDPLLRLERWLKNEGLYDEAWVKEIEEQAAAEIDGAVQEMEKFPKADPAVIFDYVFEKPTWTIEKQKREYLELIGGEA, from the coding sequence ATGGAAAAGGATTTTCCGATTTTTCAGGTGATGGATCAAAACGGAAACATTGTTTCCGAAGAACATAAGGCTTTAGTGACCGAAGAGCGAGTGAAGAAGTTTTATTCGGAAATGGTAAGGATCCGGACGCTGGACAGGAAGTCTATCAGTCTTCAGCGCCAGGGGCGGATCGGGACTTATGCGCCATTTGAAGGGCAGGAGGCTTCCCAGGTTGGAACCGCACTTGCACTGCAGAGTGATGACTGGATGTTCCCTACCTATCGAGATCACGGTGCAGCCATGGTGTTTAGCCACTCTTTGAGGAATATATTGCTGTTCTGGAATGGACGAAATGAAGGCTGTGTTCCGCCGGATGGGAAAAAGATCTTCCCGCCTGCTATCCCGATTGCAACCCAGATTCCCCATGCAGCAGGTGCTGCTTTTGCAGAAAAACAAAAAGGAACCAGGAATGCAGCTATTTGTTATTTCGGTGATGGAGCGACTTCGGAAGGCGATTTTCATGAAGGCTTGAACTTTGCGAGTGTCTTCAAATCTCCGGTCGTATATTTTTGCCAGAACAATCAGTATGCGATTTCAGTTCCAATCAGTAAACAAATGAATTCAGCAACCATTGCTCAAAAAGCGCTTGCGTATGATATCCCAGGTGTAAGGATTGATGGCAACGATATTTTTGCCGTTTTTGCTGAAACAGAGAAAGCCCTTAATCGTGCGCGCAATGGCGAAGGCCCAACATTAATAGAAGCAATGACGTGGCGGTATGGATCCCATACAACTGCTGATGATGCTTCAAAATATCGTGACCAAGGTGAAAGTGCGCTTAAAAGAATGGAAACAGACCCCTTACTTAGGCTGGAACGCTGGCTGAAAAACGAAGGACTTTACGATGAAGCATGGGTGAAGGAAATAGAGGAGCAAGCGGCGGCTGAAATTGATGGTGCTGTTCAGGAAATGGAAAAGTTCCCTAAAGCTGACCCGGCAGTGATCTTTGATTATGTCTTTGAGAAGCCTACATGGACAATCGAGAAACAAAAGCGGGAGTACCTTGAACTGATCGGAGGTGAGGCATGA
- a CDS encoding thioesterase family protein, producing MRDGLIAGRTASINVIVTPEMFARFEGKVVHPAYSTVSMVYHMELVSRQIIVPFLEDHEEGMGGAVTVKHIAPCVEGAEVTITASVTGLQENTILTDVRAESKGRIIGVGEVKQVVLLKEKINELLTGS from the coding sequence ATGCGAGATGGTTTGATAGCTGGACGGACGGCCTCCATCAATGTCATTGTTACACCAGAAATGTTTGCCCGCTTTGAGGGGAAAGTCGTCCATCCAGCGTACTCCACTGTTTCAATGGTGTATCACATGGAGTTGGTATCGAGGCAAATTATCGTTCCCTTTTTAGAGGATCATGAGGAAGGTATGGGCGGCGCAGTAACTGTTAAACACATAGCTCCATGTGTTGAAGGGGCAGAGGTAACCATAACTGCATCCGTCACAGGCCTGCAAGAGAATACCATACTTACCGATGTGCGGGCAGAAAGCAAGGGTCGCATTATAGGAGTAGGGGAAGTAAAACAAGTGGTCCTTCTTAAAGAAAAGATAAATGAATTACTTACCGGCAGTTAA
- a CDS encoding ABC transporter ATP-binding protein, which yields MLHLNQIHRVFNEGTPDEKIALDNINLTLEKGDFVTVIGSNGAGKSTLMNVISGVMLPDHGQVELDSKDVTYMSEYNRSKLIGRVFQDPMAGTAPSMTIEENLAIAYSRNKRRTLGRGVTKRRRELFKEVLESLHLGLENRLNAKVGMLSGGERQALSLLMATFTEPSILLLDEHTAALDPSRAELITNLTKEIVDKYHLTTLMVTHNMQQALDLGNRLIMMDKGQVILEVNEEQKAKLTIEDLLNEFQRIRGTKMASDRALLS from the coding sequence GTGCTGCACTTAAATCAGATTCATAGAGTCTTCAATGAGGGTACTCCAGATGAAAAGATCGCCCTGGATAATATAAATCTTACACTGGAAAAGGGAGACTTCGTCACAGTAATCGGGAGTAACGGGGCCGGTAAATCAACGTTAATGAATGTTATTTCCGGTGTCATGCTTCCGGACCATGGTCAAGTGGAACTGGACAGTAAGGATGTAACTTACATGAGCGAATATAACCGGTCAAAATTGATTGGCCGTGTATTCCAGGATCCGATGGCAGGGACAGCTCCAAGCATGACAATCGAGGAAAACCTGGCAATTGCCTATTCCAGGAATAAACGCAGGACTTTGGGACGCGGAGTAACAAAAAGGCGCAGGGAACTTTTTAAGGAAGTTCTTGAGTCACTTCACCTGGGACTAGAGAACCGCTTGAATGCCAAGGTAGGAATGTTATCCGGCGGTGAACGCCAGGCTTTGTCTCTGCTGATGGCAACATTCACCGAGCCTTCGATTCTATTATTGGATGAACACACTGCGGCATTGGATCCATCTCGTGCAGAGCTGATAACAAACCTTACAAAAGAAATCGTCGACAAATACCATCTCACCACACTGATGGTCACGCACAACATGCAGCAGGCACTTGACCTTGGCAACAGGCTGATCATGATGGACAAAGGCCAGGTCATCCTCGAAGTCAATGAAGAACAAAAAGCAAAGCTGACAATCGAAGACCTGCTCAACGAATTCCAGCGAATCCGCGGAACAAAAATGGCAAGCGACCGGGCTTTACTAAGTTAG
- a CDS encoding ABC transporter permease encodes MFTSIFGAFESGIIYAIMALGVYLSFRVLDFPDLTVDGSFVTGAAVAAIMIVNGANPFAATMVAMVAGFIAGCLTGIIHTVGKVNALLSGILLMIALYSINLRIMGKSNVPLLNTDTAMTAVRDFFDKTGIDGFFNGILTAIGLGDSLPRTWGILLFMIVVTLAIKFLTDAFLKTELGLAIRATGDNKRMIRSFSSNTNLMIILGLGLSNAMVAFSGALIAQQGGFADVGMGIGMIIIGLASVIIGEALFGTKSIARTTLAVIGGAIIYRIVVTLALRVEFLEPGDMKLITAIIVILALTAPKMIESYKERKRKVKRQLEHMKMAAVPSEGKGEAGAALKSDS; translated from the coding sequence TTGTTTACTTCCATATTTGGAGCATTTGAGTCCGGCATCATCTATGCCATCATGGCTCTGGGTGTATATTTATCCTTTCGGGTACTGGATTTTCCTGATTTGACGGTTGACGGCAGCTTCGTAACTGGAGCTGCGGTCGCTGCTATCATGATTGTGAATGGTGCAAATCCTTTCGCTGCTACAATGGTAGCCATGGTTGCCGGCTTCATCGCTGGGTGCTTAACAGGCATCATCCATACAGTCGGAAAGGTGAATGCACTTCTGTCGGGTATCCTGTTAATGATTGCCTTGTATTCGATCAATTTAAGAATCATGGGTAAATCGAATGTCCCTCTGTTGAACACGGATACTGCCATGACAGCGGTAAGGGACTTTTTCGATAAGACGGGAATTGACGGATTCTTTAATGGCATCCTGACGGCTATCGGACTGGGAGACAGTCTTCCAAGAACATGGGGAATCTTGCTATTCATGATTGTCGTAACGCTGGCAATTAAATTTCTTACTGATGCATTCCTGAAGACAGAACTTGGACTTGCAATCCGGGCAACCGGCGACAACAAGAGGATGATCCGCAGTTTCTCTTCCAATACCAATCTGATGATTATCTTAGGTCTTGGCCTTTCGAATGCGATGGTAGCTTTTTCAGGCGCTTTGATTGCCCAGCAAGGTGGTTTCGCAGACGTTGGCATGGGTATCGGAATGATTATCATCGGCCTTGCTTCTGTCATCATTGGTGAAGCCCTGTTCGGTACAAAATCGATTGCAAGAACAACACTTGCGGTCATTGGCGGGGCTATCATCTATCGAATCGTTGTCACACTGGCATTAAGGGTTGAGTTCCTTGAGCCAGGCGACATGAAGCTGATTACAGCGATTATCGTCATATTGGCATTGACTGCTCCGAAAATGATAGAAAGCTATAAAGAGAGAAAACGGAAGGTGAAAAGACAGCTTGAGCACATGAAGATGGCAGCTGTTCCTTCTGAAGGAAAGGGTGAGGCTGGTGCTGCACTTAAATCAGATTCATAG
- a CDS encoding ABC transporter substrate-binding protein — protein sequence MKKSVKAISLVLVSALLLAGCGGNEASNGSSDKKQYKIGLTQFAEHPSLDAAKEGFKKALEDKGFKEGDNVKYDFQNAQADMNNTASIANNFVGDKVDLIFANATPSAVAALNATKDIPIIFTSVTDPIGAGLVGAFDKPGDNITGTTDNHPDATKRTIDFMTNEIGAKKIGVIYNAGEQNSEVQLKEVKKLAEANGAKVVEASISTSAEVKQAAESLVGRVDAIYVPTDNTVVSALESVISVANGKKIPLFVGELDSMKRGAVAASGFNYYDIGYQSGLMAAEILSGNKKASEIPVELPESLTLTINKKAAEEQGVEVKEEWGDDAEFYEE from the coding sequence ATGAAGAAATCAGTCAAAGCAATTTCTCTTGTCTTGGTCAGTGCATTACTTTTGGCAGGATGCGGAGGAAATGAAGCATCAAACGGTTCATCTGACAAAAAGCAATACAAGATTGGCTTAACACAGTTTGCTGAGCATCCTTCGCTTGATGCCGCAAAGGAGGGATTCAAGAAAGCTCTTGAAGACAAAGGGTTCAAAGAGGGAGACAATGTAAAATATGACTTCCAGAACGCACAGGCAGACATGAATAACACGGCAAGTATCGCGAATAATTTTGTCGGCGATAAAGTTGACCTCATTTTCGCTAATGCTACACCAAGCGCCGTTGCGGCACTGAATGCAACGAAGGACATTCCGATCATTTTTACATCAGTAACAGACCCAATCGGAGCAGGACTTGTTGGAGCATTCGATAAGCCTGGCGACAATATCACTGGTACGACCGACAACCATCCGGACGCGACCAAAAGGACAATTGACTTCATGACGAATGAAATTGGTGCCAAGAAGATTGGCGTCATCTACAACGCAGGTGAACAGAACTCAGAGGTCCAGCTGAAGGAAGTCAAGAAACTTGCAGAAGCGAATGGAGCGAAGGTGGTTGAAGCCTCAATCTCTACTTCAGCTGAAGTTAAGCAGGCTGCAGAATCCCTGGTCGGACGTGTGGATGCGATCTATGTTCCTACTGATAATACAGTTGTATCGGCTCTTGAATCTGTTATTTCAGTTGCTAATGGCAAAAAGATCCCGTTATTCGTCGGCGAGCTTGATTCCATGAAGCGTGGAGCAGTTGCAGCCAGCGGTTTCAATTATTATGACATTGGTTACCAGTCAGGCTTAATGGCTGCAGAAATTTTATCAGGGAACAAAAAAGCTTCTGAGATTCCTGTTGAACTTCCAGAATCATTAACACTTACTATCAACAAGAAAGCCGCCGAGGAGCAAGGTGTTGAAGTTAAGGAAGAATGGGGAGACGACGCAGAGTTTTACGAAGAATAA
- a CDS encoding NAD(P)H-dependent flavin oxidoreductase, translating into MNGIISVLGIQYPIIQGGMGNISNATLTAAVSEAGGLGTIGAGTMHAKEVEQIILETKSRTSKPFSVNVALSVSPNVVETLRLAVKHKVQVVTLSAGNPAPFIPKLKEAGTKIITVVASVKQAKKAEAAGADIIVAEGYEAAGINSSLETTTLALIPQIVAQVNIPVVAAGGIGDGKGLAAMLALGASGVQMGTRFIATKEAPFHENYKQKLLHASDHETVIVGRSVGRIRRLLNTSYADKLLEAEKQGITAEEFAELTNEDIHKKGALEGSEENGFMNGGQVSGLVSDIPTVHELLDRMVKEAKDRLRIAENLL; encoded by the coding sequence GTGAATGGAATTATTTCTGTTCTGGGCATACAATATCCAATTATCCAGGGTGGAATGGGAAACATCAGCAATGCTACTTTAACCGCAGCTGTTTCCGAAGCGGGCGGGTTGGGCACAATTGGTGCCGGAACGATGCATGCTAAAGAAGTGGAGCAAATTATTCTTGAAACAAAATCGAGGACATCAAAGCCTTTTTCGGTGAACGTGGCTTTAAGTGTGTCGCCGAATGTGGTAGAAACCCTGCGCCTGGCCGTCAAACATAAGGTTCAAGTAGTAACACTATCTGCGGGTAATCCTGCGCCTTTCATTCCGAAGCTAAAAGAAGCTGGAACTAAAATTATTACGGTTGTTGCATCTGTAAAGCAAGCCAAAAAAGCGGAAGCTGCAGGCGCTGATATTATAGTGGCTGAGGGATATGAAGCTGCGGGAATAAACTCTAGTCTTGAAACGACGACATTGGCGCTGATTCCTCAGATTGTCGCTCAGGTGAACATACCGGTTGTTGCTGCAGGAGGAATAGGGGACGGAAAGGGCCTAGCTGCGATGCTTGCACTAGGGGCGAGCGGCGTCCAGATGGGAACGAGGTTCATCGCCACAAAGGAAGCTCCGTTTCATGAAAACTACAAGCAAAAGCTTCTGCATGCAAGCGACCATGAAACGGTCATAGTTGGCAGGTCTGTCGGAAGAATCCGCAGGCTGCTGAATACGTCTTATGCAGACAAACTGCTAGAAGCAGAAAAGCAGGGGATTACCGCAGAAGAGTTCGCCGAACTGACGAATGAAGACATACATAAAAAAGGTGCGCTAGAAGGAAGCGAAGAAAATGGATTCATGAATGGTGGACAGGTGTCGGGACTGGTTTCTGATATTCCAACCGTACACGAATTACTGGATCGGATGGTAAAAGAAGCGAAGGATCGGCTGAGAATTGCCGAAAACTTACTATAA
- a CDS encoding gamma carbonic anhydrase family protein: MILSYLDKKPVIDETVFQAPGSYIIGDVKIGKNSSVWFNAVLRGDEDTISIGESCSIQDNVTCHLYEGSPLVIEDEVTVGHNAILHGCTIKKRCIIGMGSTILDGAEIGEECIIGANTLIPAGKKIPPRSLVVGAPGKVVREIGEKDLELIQLSIDTYVQKGKEYRATLKDIK, from the coding sequence TTGATTCTAAGTTATTTAGATAAAAAACCGGTCATTGATGAAACAGTTTTCCAGGCACCGGGGAGCTACATCATTGGTGACGTGAAAATCGGCAAAAATTCCAGCGTGTGGTTCAATGCCGTTTTACGTGGTGATGAAGATACGATATCAATAGGAGAAAGTTGCAGCATACAGGATAACGTCACTTGCCATCTGTATGAGGGCTCGCCGCTAGTCATAGAAGATGAAGTCACCGTCGGCCACAATGCGATTCTACATGGTTGCACCATCAAGAAAAGATGCATTATCGGCATGGGTTCGACAATCCTAGATGGAGCTGAAATCGGTGAAGAATGCATCATCGGGGCAAATACCTTGATTCCTGCGGGTAAAAAAATACCACCGCGCTCGCTTGTTGTCGGAGCACCAGGGAAAGTCGTGAGGGAAATCGGCGAGAAGGATCTTGAGCTGATTCAATTATCGATCGATACATATGTTCAAAAGGGTAAAGAATACCGGGCAACTTTAAAAGATATCAAATAA